A stretch of DNA from Papio anubis isolate 15944 chromosome 4, Panubis1.0, whole genome shotgun sequence:
TGACCTGAATGCCCTGTGTAGTTCCCAGCATTTCACGATTCCGCTTCCCTGCTCCGTAAAACCGAAGAAAACTGAGATTTCCGCCACCGAGAAATGGACTCAGCAAGAGGGGGAAATTCGGTgttttaaatgtcaaatttttGTGTTCTCTATCACGatcaagaaaaggagaaaagatgtgTTTGTGTAGCGGGGACGCAGATTGACACCCATTTCCTTTGGCTCGCATCCCGGCCGCAGAGCCCAATCGCGGGGAAacggcccccccccccccagaaaaACAGGCAACGACCCCCAGCTCTTTGCTGCAGGGATCGGGAGAGGACTACCCTGGGGCTGGGCGGGGAGGGGGATGTTGGGAACGGGAATTGGAGATGGAATTTCTGCGCCCGCAGAGCAGGGAGGGGCCCGCGGGGGCGCCGAGAGGAAAAAAGGCCAGGGGTCAAGCCTGGGAAGAGAGAAGCTGGGCCGGGAAAGTGGGGTACAGGGCGTACTGAAGGAGGGGTACGGTGGGGTCCGGGACAGAAAGAGAGGCTGGTGCCCAAAGGGCGCGCCCAGGCGCCCGGAACCCGAGCGGGGGATGGGGAGGCGGCGGCCTGTTGGCCCCGGGTCCTCCACGTCGCGCGCAGGCCACTAACCTGTCAGCAAGAATGTGCCAGTGGTCGCGGGGCTCATCCTGCGTGTCCCCCGACCCTGTCCCGTCCAAGCACAGGGGTCTCCCAGCTCCCACCACCGGGGCAATTGCATTCTTGGCCTGGCTAGGCCGTCCGTCCTCgattctcccctcccctccctttcttcttccctcccagcTTGGCCAGTTCAGCATCAGCATCCCGCACCCCCTCGGTAATCCCGTACTCCCTCTAGCGGCGGGCCACTGTAGTGTTGCCaccgcccccacccccatcccccatcccccgCACTCCCCTCCACCCCCTAGCCCGCGGAGCACGCTGGGATTTGGCGCCCCCCTCCTCGGTGCAACCTATATAAGGCTCGCAGTCTGCGCTCTTGGTACACGCGCTTCAACTTCGGTTGGTGTGTGTCGAAGAAACCTGACTGCGCCCTGAGGAGAACAGCGGAGAAGGTCCACCAAGCCTGGCGAAAGGTCCACTGAGCGGGCTGTCGTCCGGAGCCACTCCGGGCTGCGGAGCACCCAGTGGAGACCGCGCCTGGCTCAGGTGTGGGACCCCATCCTTCCTGCCTTCGCAGAGGAGTCCTCGCGTGGTGAGTATGCGGTGAGGacgtttttttttaaagatcacgTTCATTCCCCGTGCTTATCGGGAGCTGCGGGAGATAGAGTAGCACCCCAGAATGTCTCCACGCAAACCTTGTCACGCCTTCACTGGCTGTACCCCAAAACAAATGGGGAAAACAAGCCTTCAAGGCTTGGGTTTCCAGGACCAAGTCCAGATATGGGCTATAGAGAGAGATGAGCTGCGGACAGTGATGAGCTGCAGACGGTCAGGAGCTACAGATCGATTTGCAATTTGCTCTTCAAATGCGCTACCAAGTGCCATGCTTTACAAACTGATAAGCGCTTCAAATGCGCTACAAAACTGGCGCTTCAGATGCGCTACAAGCACGCTTCACGCGGGCAACAAACTGATGGGCGCTACAACTGGCGCTTCATTGCGCTATGAACTGATGGGCACTTTATGTGCCACAAACTGATGGATGGGCGCTTCAGTGGCGCTACAATCCCGAACGAGGAGCAGCGATATAGGAGCTGCAGACAGAAAACTGAATTGCGCTTTACACGCGCTGCAAAATCTGAGCTGCAGAAGAGTAGCACTACAAAAACGCTACAAAAAAGATGCGATTAGCCAGCCCGAAGACAGCGCTTCATTGCGCTCCGAGGCACATGAACTGCAGAGGTACATGAGCTGCGGAACAATTCACACCTAAAATGCACTACAAAGTGGTAAGAGCTACAGAGGTACAGGAGCTGCAGACTGTTTGCGCTACAAATAAAGCAGCCGTAGTGGGACATAAGCTGAGGAGTACAATTCCTCTGTTTTCTTGGAGCAGGACCCCACCCTTTCACCTTTTGGAATGGCTCCCACTCTATTTTTCTGCAGGACGGTTCTCTGCATGATGGTGCTGGTAGACAAAATGGAGCCCTGGGCAAAAATTAGTGTTTAACATTCTGCCCATACCATTCCCGCTATAGCAGTGGAGTGGAGGGGCGCTGATTTGAGTGCAAACGGGAATCTTTTGGTGAGGGCAGAGCAGGCTGCCTGCCTGGTTGTGCTTGATTGAAGTGGCCGTGTAGTTGTGGTGGCGCGAATCAGCGTCCAGCAACAGTTTGTGGAAACTGTGGGTTTGCTGAGTATGGCGGGGGGATTGGATCTGTGGATTGCTCTTGCTGCATGAAATGAATCTGGCTTCGGTGGTTGGTGGGAGGAGTTTGGGAGGGGGGAttctggggggggggggcgtgCAGATACTCTGCAGCCCTGTAGCAGCCAGTCTCAGGCCTGCCCCGCCCATCCTAGCGTGCCTTCTCTGCGGTACTTAGCGCCTCCTCCCACAGCGCCTCCTCAGAGCGCGCCTCCCCTGCAGCGCGCCTTCCCAGAGCGCGCCTTCTAGATGCGGCGTCCTCAggcccctcctcccagctccttAGCGTCTGCCTGCCCAGGCTCCACCTCTCCCTGGCCACCTCATTCTGAGGTGAGCTGCTCAGGCCCCGCCTCTTCCAGGCCCGCCTTTTCTGAGGTGAGCTGCCCAGGCCCCGCCTCCCCAGCTCACCTCCTCTGAGGTGAACTGCCCAGGCCCTGCCTCTCCCGGGCCCGCCTCCTCTGAGGTGAACTGCCCAGGCCCCGCCTCTCCCCGCCCACCTCCTCTGAGGTGAACTGCCCAGGCCCCGCCTCTCCTGGGCCCGCCTCCTCTGAGGTGAACTGCCCAGGCCCCGCCTCTCCCGGGCACGCCTCCTCTGAGATAAACCGCCCAGGCCCCGCCTCTCCTGGGCCCGCCTCCTCTGAGGTGAGCTCACCCAGATCCCGCCACCCCCAGGCCCGCCTTCTCTGAGGTGGCCTGCTCAGGCCCCCCTTCTCCAAGGCTTGGCCCCTCCCTAAGCCTGCCTCTGCCAGACTGGCCTATAGCTCCGCCTCCCTCAGAGCCAGCTAGCGCACATGCGCAGTGTGAGCCCTCAGCCCCTCCCTTCAGGCCCCGGTCCTCTGCGCCTGCGCACCTTCCCAGCCTGAGCCTGGCTGTACAGCCCCGCCCCCCTGCGGTTTCTCTGCTGTGTCGGTTTTGCTCTTTGGCTACTAGTGTCTActagaataataaaacaattaataaTTATAACTGGAATTTATGAGCACTTTTAATATCTGCTTTGCATATATTCAATGACACAATCCCACAATTTAAACTCCTGATAATGGCTTACGAAGGGACCTTGTAAACTGGCATGGCTGGTGCCTCTAACGGCAGTTTAGCCAAATGTATTTACTGCAGATGAAAACCAAAACTTaacaacttctttttaaaaactttaaaaatattttcacatttaagttttttttagagacactaGTGGACCTTTTGGAATCCGATGTTTTGTTGGATACAAAATTGGTGCTGTTGGTTTGGCCTCTGAGTGAGGATAAGGCTTTTTTATTTGTGTGCCTATGaagctggttttttttcttgcatctcTAGGTGATTAACCCTAGCCTATTTGCCTATGTATAATAAACTGTGCCTGCACATGGTAGGCATTcattaaatatgtgttaaatgatCAGAGTAAATTGGTTTATTCAGTGTCTTGCTTGATGTCTGTAGGTCTCTTCTGATTTGCTCCTTTCCTATGGTGGTCTGCTGTCCTGGGTTGCCTTGTTTGCGTTGTCTCTCAcatttaacagaatttttttaaagtgtatgtgtttttaaactCCAATAATATAAGCTGTAATTATAATACAAAAcaactaaattaattttaattattccaAATAATTAGCTTTTTTCATAAAAAGCTAGTTATTCCAAATATTAGCTTTTTTCATGAAAAGCTACTTATTCCAAATAATTAGCTTTTTTCATAAAAAGCTAGTTATTCCAAATAATTAGCTTTTTTCATAAAAAGCTAATTTAAATTTGGGGCAAGTGGATTGTTAATGGTACATATTGGTATTAAAGTTTGTGTAATGTTACATAAAGTggttacattataaaatatagattGTTTCAGCTTGCATAAACATCtgtataaaacaaatttataactGATTCCCAGTAAGATGTACCATATAAGAATTGTGTTTCTAGCTGAATTTTAAAACCTGGTTCCATATATTACAAATCATGAGCCAGGACTTTGATAGGGGAGGAGCTGGGGGCTTTCGCTCCCAAAAATCTCGTGTCACGTACCCCCGTCCCACAACAAGTACACAATCTATGGAAAATTTGTGCTTATCATAATTACAGCTTTAAGTAATTCCCCCTCCTCTTTGGATATTGTATACTGGCATATTAAAGAGGTTCAAAACAACTGTAATAACATGCATATTAAGAGAATTTGCATTTCATAAATAGTACAAGATAGTAGTAAAAAATTGgacatttgaaaatatgaagCAACCAAGAGTTGCTTAATGAGGTGTCATTTCCTAATGGGATGTTTATTTATGGTTTTTGGCTACTATTGCTCTTTGGTGTGTTTGTGGAATAGAAATTTTTCCAAGCTATTATGAAGAGTCAATAATTAACCAAATGTATTTAATTCCTAAAAAGACTAAAACTGAAATTATTATCATGTAAAGATGGCATCTGTCCTAGGCAGCTTGGCTTTATGCAGTTTGTCCTTTTAATTTTCAGGAATGAGACCTCTTGAACCCTCCCCTCCAATGCAGCCCCTACTAAGGGGGAGTTTAAGGAGCCATACATAGTTCTATAATTCAAATCAAGTAAACTTGCTCCTTGTCCCAGGTTAACTTGTGCTGCCTCAGTcgctgtttaaatatttttatatgcactaTTAACCTGCCTGCCCATTACCCTATTACTTTTAATGGATAAACTACTGTTCCCTGGGCAGTTGTCTCTTTTGACGTCCCACCCTAAACTTGCCAACCCTCATGTGAAGGCCTCAGGCTTGTTATTGGCAAAGGTCAGAAGTCTTAAGTTAGTGACCTTGCAGGCTAAAGTAGGCCTTGAATTTGCTTGACCAgcactacattaaaaaataaaaaagaatgaaatgtctGGTTGGGGGGGTTAGGGGGGAGGGCATGCACCTCTAAGTTCCATTGTTGCAGCCCCTCCCATCTTAACTCTGGtctcttttcacttttaaagtaCCTTCCTTATATATCAaaagtatttgaatttttaacacTTATTGATCTTTTATTTCCCTAAACCATGTAGTAATTATTTGCTGATTTcctaatgtattattatttctgtcaCATCATTGTTTTTTGCAGATAATGAAACTATCAGACCTGGGCTTCAATAAAGCCCCCCTTAGTGGCCGTGATTAACAAGTGGTCAGGCTGCACCAGGCCATGCTGTGAATGCTCTTTAGGAAGTCTATTCTCAAGGTTTTGAAGATATTAATGTCTAGATGACAAAAGTGGTACCTTAGTCGCCTTACTTATGCTTATTAGTTGTTTCTTAATGGTACATGAAAACTCCtaatttaataagtaaaaattgCATTATGTTGTGATGTTATATTGTCAGGGTCACCAATAGAATTGTCTTTAAGGAGTTGGAAATGATACTGGATGTCACAGGTTATGAtgtgtttattgtattttctaattttttctaaaCTTGAATATTTTATCTTGAATGTCAATTACTTGTTTTTGTAGACTAAGTTACTAAAGTAATTAAGTAATGggttaaaactattaaaatgtcaCACTACTCCCTGTCTCTTAAAGACCCTGCTTGCTGTATAGCCACTCCTTGGAGAGGCTACACCAACTGCAAAGGACACAGGGAAAGTATCTGTGGGTGGTGACATTGGGGCGTGGGAGGTACCTAAAGGGTTAGGAGTTGGGGAAGAAGGAGCATTTCTTTACAGCCAGGGGCTGGGCATCATATTTAAttaccactttctttcttttttatttttatttttttcttgtactcTATTGGTtgaaaatagtaacttctctAATTACCAACTGTGTATCTTTCTGGGCTTATTCTATGTAATTTATTTGGTGTCCGTTTTTGCAGGTAAATCACATAGTGAGTATCCAGAGAGGACCaagttatgtttttaaacttttgtttatttaaaagttttataagcttttcaaactttctttaaaagttttataaacttttcaaactttcttaaaagttttataagcttttcaaactttctttaaaagttttataaacttttcaaactttcttaaaagttttataagcttttcaaactttctttaaaagctttataaactttttaaactttctttaaaagttttaaactttttaaattaaagttttttaaacttttttaaacttttacatattatgttttaaactttttatatatttaaattttccgAATATGGGACTTgagattattaataaaatttaaaataattaaatcattctAAATGCATTTAACTGTATTTTCAGGAAGTACACAGGCAGACACTGTGTCAGgattttttatgtgtgtgattTATTGTCATTGCACTCATAATTAGAATGCTTAAACACACACcctacccccacctccccacacacGTCCACTCACCCGCAGGAATGCAGCCCTGTCCCACCTTAACATTACAAACCTGCATTTGGGGCTATGCTGACAAATCTTGGTTAAAAACTATGGATTGCAAACTGGTGACCTGCAAGACAAATAAGGCCTTGGATTTGACCaacacagtgtttttaaaaaagtaaacatctTTAGGTGGGAAATGCATGCCCATGTTGCTATAGTTGCAGCCCCTCCCTCTTTTAATCCCACTCTCTTCACACAGATAATCacctttctattttctaattaataACTTTGTTAATATCAGCTAACCATTATTGAATACTCACTACATAATTTACCTGCACTATTTAATTAAGTCCTCACAATTAGTTTGAGGTATACTATTATTGGGCTTCTTTGAATGCCCCATTTTATAGCTTTTCCTAGGAGGCATCAATTAGTATTTCTTGAATGACTGCATAAATGACAAGGGAAACTGACATACACATATTGCTGCTTAGTGCCATTTCTGTCCCACAGAGAATTTTCTTTGGGGATTTAAATTATGGTCAGAAAAGTAATTTAGGCAGTCCTGTAgtttttgtggtggtggttgtttgaTTTGATAACCAGTTACCTTCTCTGTGGCAGTGAAACAGGGTTGTGACAGTTGGCCACAGTACCCTCCTCCCGCCCACAGGGCTGATGAATACATGCATTGTGATTTTAATACTCCCCTGTTTTTTAATTAGCTTCTATTAGTTGTAGTATTAACTATTTTTGGCCTAGCTTCTTTAGTAACAAAAGTTATTattttggctttaatttgcataatTGATTTGGTATCTATGTTTGCCTTGaagtttcttcctctgtttcaATACAAAACTACTTGTTTAGAGGGTTTCAACAttcttttatagtttataaagGTAAGCATGCTGTTGATAATGTATTGTTGAATCATAATGAACAGGTGGCCTTTGAGGAAGACAAGGTCATTTGAACATCAAAAAGTAGTTAACTTTTTGTTATCTATGGTGCTGATTGATACTTTTCTCttgaaagtttgttttctttgttcgCTAATTATTAAAGTAAGTGCATAGAGCAAGGGATAATTTAAATACTAAATCCTTTGTGTCTGCATTTTGCTGCTTTGAATCTATAAGTTGGATTtatacatttatctttatttacagaaataagcggattttgaaaacaaaaaaaagaaggagtgGAAGAGGGGGCCAGGATCCAGGCCTCCATCCCCACAGAAGTGAAGCTACAGCTGGGAggtctcctcccaccccaaccgTCACCCTGGGTCCCGactgcccacctcctcctcccccccctccccccaacaacaacaacaacaacaactccaAGCACACCGGCCATAAGAGCGCGTGTGTCCCCAACATGACCGAACGAAGAAGGGATGAGCTCTCTGAAGAGATCAACAACCTAAGAGAGAAGGTCATTAAGCAGTCCGAGGAGAACAACAACCTGCAGAACCAGGTGCAGAAGCTCACAGAGGAGAACACCACCCTTCGAGAGCAAGTGGAACCCACCCctgaggatgaggatgatgacATCGAGCTCCGCGgtgctgcagcagctgctgcccCACCCCCTCCAATAGAGGAAGAGTGCCCAGAAGACCTTCCAGAGAAGTTTGATGGCAACCCAGACATGCTGGCTCCTTTCATGGCCCAGTGCCAGATCTTCATGGAAAAGAGCACCAGGGATTTCTCAGTTGATCGTGTCCGTGTCTGTTTCGTGACAAGCATGATGACCGGCCGTGCTGCCCGCTGGGCCTCGGCAAAGCTGGAGCGCTCCCACTACCTGATGCACAACTACCCAGCTTTCATGATGGAAATGAAGCATGTCTTTGAAGACCCTCAGAGGCGAGAGGCTGCCAAACGCAAGATCAGACGCCTGCGCCAAGGCATGGGGTCTGTCATCGACTATTCCAATGCTTTCCAGATGATTGCCCAGGACCTGGATTGGAACGAGCCTGCGCTGATTGACCAGTACCACGAGGGCCTCAGCGACCACATTCAGGAGGAGCTCTCCCACCTCGAGGTCGCCAAGTCGCTGTCTGCTCTGATTGGGCAGTGCATTCACATTGAGAGAAGGCTGGCCAGGGCTGCTGCAGCTCGCAAGCCACGCTCACCACCCCGGGCGCTGGTGTTGCCTCACGTTGCAAGCCACCACCAGGTAGATCCAACCGAGCCGGTGGGAGGTGCCCGCATGCGCCTGacccaggaggaaaaagaaagacgCAGAAAGCTGAACCTGTGCCTCTACTGTGGAACAGGAGGTCACTACGCTGACAACTGTCCTGCCAAGGCCTCGAAGGCTTCGCCGGCGGGAAACTCCCCGGCCCCGCTGTAGAGGGACCTTCAGCGACCGGGCCAGAAATAATAAGGTCCCCACAAGATGACGCCTCATCTCCACACTTGCAAGTGATGCTCCAGATTCATCTTCCGGGCAGACACACCCTGTTCGTCCGAGCCATGATCGATTCTGGTGCTTCTGGCAACTTCATTGATCACGAATACGTTGCTCAAAATGGAATTCCTCTAAGAATCAAGGACTGGCCAATACTTGTGGAAGCAATTGATGGGCGCCCCATAGCATCGGGCCCAGTTGTCCACGAAACTCACGACCTGATAGTTGACCTGGGAGATCACCGTGAAGTGCTGTCATTTGATGTGACTCAGTCTCCATTCTTCCCTGTCGTCCTAGGGGTTCGCTGGCTGAGCACACATGATCCCAACATCACATGGAGCACTCGATCTATCGTCTTTGATTCTGAATACTGCCGCTACCACTGCCGGATGTATTCTCCAATACCACCATCGCTCCCACCACCAGCACAACAACCGCCACTCTATTATCCAGTAGATGGATACAGAGTTTACCAACCAGTGAGATATTACTATGTCCAGAATGTGTACACTCCAGTAGATGAGCACGTCTACCCAGATCACCGCCTGGTTGACCCTCACATAGAAATGATACCTGGAGCACACAGTATTCCCAGCGGACATGTGTACTCACTGTCTGAACCTGAAATGGCAGCTCTTCGAGATTTTGTGGCAAGAAATGTGAAAGATGGGCTGATTACTCCAACGATTGCACCTAATGGAGCCCAAGTTCTCCAGGTGAAGAGGGGGTGGAAACTGCAAGTTTCTTACGATTGCCGAGCTCCAAACAATTTTACTATCCAGAATCAGTATCCTCGCCTATCTATTCCAAATTTAGAAGACCAAGCGCACCTGGCAACGTACACTGAATTCGTACCTCAAATACCTGGATACCAAACGTACCCCACATATGCCGCATACCCGACCTACCCAGTAGGATTCGCCTGGTACCCAGTGGGAAGAGACGGACAAGGAAGATCACTATATGTACCTGTTATGATCACTTGGAATCCACACTGGTACCGCCAGCCTCCGGTACCACAGTACCCGCCGCCACAGCCGCCGCCTccaccaccgccgccgccgccgcctccatCTTACAGTACCCTGTAAATACTTGTCATGTCCTTCAGGATCTCTGCCCTCAAAATTTATTCCTGTTCAGCTTCTCAATCAGTGACTGTGTGCTAAGTTTTAGGCTACTGTATCTTCAGGCCACCTGAGGCACATCCTCTCTGAAACGGCTATAGAAGGTCAGGGCCACCCTGGACTGGCACACATCCTAAAGCACCAAAAGACCTTCAACATTTTCTGAGAGCAACAGAGTATTTGCCAATAAATTAGCTCTCATTTTTCCACCTTGACTGCCAATCTAACTAAAATAATTAGTAAGTTTACTTTCCAGCCAGTCCTGGAAGTCTGGGTTTTACCTGCCAAAACCTCTGTCACCATCTAAATTATAGGCTGCCAAATTTGTTCTTTAACATTTACAGAGAAGCTGATACAAATGCAGGAAATGCTGATTTCTTTATGGAGGGGgagacaaggaggaggaggaggacatgaCTTTTCTTGCAGTTTCGGTACCCTCTTTAAATCACTGGAGGACCGAGGCCTTATTAAGGAAGCCAAAATTATCGGTGCAGTAT
This window harbors:
- the PEG10 gene encoding retrotransposon-derived protein PEG10 isoform 2 (isoform 2 is encoded by transcript variant 1), with the translated sequence MRNKRILKTKKRRSGRGGQDPGLHPHRSEATAGRSPPTPTVTLGPDCPPPPPPPPPNNNNNNNSKHTGHKSACVPNMTERRRDELSEEINNLREKVIKQSEENNNLQNQVQKLTEENTTLREQVEPTPEDEDDDIELRGAAAAAAPPPPIEEECPEDLPEKFDGNPDMLAPFMAQCQIFMEKSTRDFSVDRVRVCFVTSMMTGRAARWASAKLERSHYLMHNYPAFMMEMKHVFEDPQRREAAKRKIRRLRQGMGSVIDYSNAFQMIAQDLDWNEPALIDQYHEGLSDHIQEELSHLEVAKSLSALIGQCIHIERRLARAAAARKPRSPPRALVLPHVASHHQVDPTEPVGGARMRLTQEEKERRRKLNLCLYCGTGGHYADNCPAKASKASPAGNSPAPL
- the PEG10 gene encoding retrotransposon-derived protein PEG10 isoform 1 (protein translation is dependent on -1 ribosomal frameshift; isoform 1 is encoded by transcript variant 1), whose translation is MRNKRILKTKKRRSGRGGQDPGLHPHRSEATAGRSPPTPTVTLGPDCPPPPPPPPPNNNNNNNSKHTGHKSACVPNMTERRRDELSEEINNLREKVIKQSEENNNLQNQVQKLTEENTTLREQVEPTPEDEDDDIELRGAAAAAAPPPPIEEECPEDLPEKFDGNPDMLAPFMAQCQIFMEKSTRDFSVDRVRVCFVTSMMTGRAARWASAKLERSHYLMHNYPAFMMEMKHVFEDPQRREAAKRKIRRLRQGMGSVIDYSNAFQMIAQDLDWNEPALIDQYHEGLSDHIQEELSHLEVAKSLSALIGQCIHIERRLARAAAARKPRSPPRALVLPHVASHHQVDPTEPVGGARMRLTQEEKERRRKLNLCLYCGTGGHYADNCPAKASKASPAGKLPGPAVEGPSATGPEIIRSPQDDASSPHLQVMLQIHLPGRHTLFVRAMIDSGASGNFIDHEYVAQNGIPLRIKDWPILVEAIDGRPIASGPVVHETHDLIVDLGDHREVLSFDVTQSPFFPVVLGVRWLSTHDPNITWSTRSIVFDSEYCRYHCRMYSPIPPSLPPPAQQPPLYYPVDGYRVYQPVRYYYVQNVYTPVDEHVYPDHRLVDPHIEMIPGAHSIPSGHVYSLSEPEMAALRDFVARNVKDGLITPTIAPNGAQVLQVKRGWKLQVSYDCRAPNNFTIQNQYPRLSIPNLEDQAHLATYTEFVPQIPGYQTYPTYAAYPTYPVGFAWYPVGRDGQGRSLYVPVMITWNPHWYRQPPVPQYPPPQPPPPPPPPPPPPSYSTL